In the Paramisgurnus dabryanus chromosome 18, PD_genome_1.1, whole genome shotgun sequence genome, TCATATGACCTATTACCTACATGGTAATGTATCAGTTTACAAATATAAGTTGCTAAACACCAGTATgttttgaaatataatttgCCTTAATATTGTCCTGTTTttctttagtgttttataattattttgcattcatcttttaaacaataaaatgtaagACTTTGTGAAATAAAATAGATCATTAACATGGTAAAAATCTCAACCTTAAACTATTTGCATATAACAACTTGATTAAACTCACCTGAATATGAGATTAATGCCAAAAAGAGTGAACATAACTACAGTATAACCCACAATGCCTGTGGTGTAGCTGATCTTATACAAGAGAAGAAACCATTTATAGACAAGCCTGTAAGGGGACAAAAAGACAACATGATAAATGATGAGATCGAACACCATCATGAACATGGCAAAATTAGGTCCTGTATTTCACATGAAAAATATGACAATTAATCATATTTTGCATAAAGAAAAATTAAGCTTTTTATGACCATAACCATATGACTATTCATTTCTGGTGCATTTTTCAGCAATGTCTTGTTACTTTATTCCAAAACAACCCTCATTCTGATTAccagttaaaaaaaacaacatatttgAATTGTAAAACACAGCTATATCCTTGTAGTACACGTTgtactgtttttaatatatgCTTCATTCAAGTAACATTCTGCTTGTGGTAGAATAGAAGAACAACCACTAAAAGAATAATGAGTCTTACAAAAAAATTGCTTAGTAGCacaggtcatgggttcaaaccatagactgtaaaaaatatagatgtGGAGTCTGTAaagtcacccataggtttgtgaagagcattCATGAAGCCAATAGTTGTAAAGCACTGTAAAGATCTTTGCACATTTGGTCTaaaaaaatttacaattttgtGTTGGGTCaatcacatttacacactgcCTCAAAAACATTTGtccattataaaaatattagaaTCAGGTTCAAATTTCTGTGTATTTCGCATCTAAAGCAAGCATTTGAGAGGCATTTTGACATCAGAGACAGGTTTGTGTATGTGACAAATTTGTAGGATGACATcttaagtcgctttggataaaagcgtctaccaaatgcataaatgtaaatgcgaaaaaatatttgttaaaattacactgtaCAGAATTACAATTCATTACAGTAATGACTGTTGAGCTAAATGATATGTGggtgttgtttatgttttttttccatCCATTGTTTAAGGGTTTTTTTACATCCAAAAGCAAAAAACTAAATCAAGCAGTTAGTCTTCTTCGACAGTCACTGGCTGAACGTCTGATGCATACAGCACACAAAAGGTGAAAACCTCAATTGTTCAATTGTAGATAATTTCCTGGATACGTGTTTGCCGTGTTATTTAACGGTCACCCAGAGAGAAAGCAGAACTAGGACTGTTTGCTTCACACGTCAGATGGGCTCTTTGGTGAGACTAGCAAGCTGATAACTTGGAAACTGTTACAAGACAAAGTCTACCACAGCCTAACAACTGGGTCAAAGCATCATCATCTGATCATTTTTATTTACCTTGGTGTGGTGCAGTCCAACGGTTTACGAGTAGCGCGAAAAGTGATGAAGGCGGTGACAATAGAGAAGATGAACCACGTCACTAGAAACCTCCACCAGTGCAGTTTAGTGGTGAAGTACAGGGGAACCACCCACATCTGAAAGAGGGTTACCAACTAAAAGGAATATAGGAGCATAATAAGAAAGATGTATATTCACAGACTAgacaattttgttttgttgttatttatttaagaatacAATAACTGTTGTGTCCGTTGAGGATGGTTTTCATTACTGTATGACAATACGATTTTTGAAAATGAGAACAGGTGTTACAAATCTTTAGggctgcataatgattaatggcaactaatcatttgcagaataaaagtttttgtttacatcataaatGTGTTTGTACTGTTGAtgataattatgtatatataattacaaagcatgtatatattatatttaagaaaatatttacatgtgtatatacattttataatttatattataagaAAAGTAACACTGCACTCACGATCAATAAGGTGCCAGACAATAAAGTAGTCAATatcataatttatattatataaatatattttttaataaaatgatatATGTATGTGAATGTATACACATAattatacagtacacacacacacatgatactTTTATCCTGCAAACGAGTggatcgttatgcagccctacaaatcttgaaaattataaaaatacacCTCAAATTTTTCAGCAGTATGGCTTgtagaaataaaataattgttaatAAACCATGCCATCTTTCACAGGACATAGCTACTGTTCTCAGTTCATAGGGTGAAGCTGAAGCTATAGTGATCATATACCATGTTTCACATTTAGTGTGCAATCTCTCCATCTAGTGGTGTAGAAGAGAATATTACCTttgatttaaaggggacatatcatgttaatctgacttttttcatgtttaagtgctataattgggtcgcCAGTgcttggatcaacttaaaaaatgtgaaaaagatcaacccagtaacttagttttggtaaaccattcttcacaagcatgtgaaaaaataggtaattgaaatttggctccccttgtgatgtcagaagaggataatactgccccctaatctgcactatccaaccacgacactggcatttagtgcagagattgactcatttgcatttaaaggggacagaggatgaaaacccatttttaccttgtctttgttgaataatggttgtctacccacattcacaaacatacagaaagtgctaaacatgctaaacatctcaatctcatagaaattcctcttttagaaatgtcagccagaaaacgtcccaatctgaaaaaccgatgcttatgacatcacaggcatcttactgcccctccactttaaaataattggctacattttttgagtggcagcaaagtcagccaatcagtaatgagattgcaagttaagccagtagggggagccaaataggtgcaaaaccacttgtttaaaatcccccaccctaatagagctacctgagagaggtttttaggaagcttctaaggcattacagacccaaacaaaaaaatgtgtctacatgtcccatcacagaacaaggataaatactccgttcaatcattctatgtcacctttaacagGGAAACActcaaaaatggcacattttggcTCACACCAACaacgtggcaattttaacataataaattatctatatgctaTATTGAGCTAAAACTTGACATACGTACTCTGTGGACATCAAAAAAATTTCCCAGAACAAgatcttaaaaaaagtattgcGAAATATCCCCTTTAATAATCCAAGACATAAGGTTCTATTGAACTATTCCTTCAGCCAAAATAGATAAATTAACCAAATAAAGACATTTACACAACAAGCAGATATCCTTATGTTTAACTTTAAGTTGAGCAATATACTAATTTCATTACTACATTTAAATCTactaaaataaatttgtgaGTGTGTATGAGGAGTGAAAAAGGTGCTCACATTGTATGATTTGGGGTGTCTCTGTTTCCACTGAACCAGGACAAGTTGGGCAATCACAAGTGTGACGATGAGTATGAGAACCATTTCTGCATGCATGGCCTCGTGCCCTTTGTGTTTGGCATGCATCTTAGCATGTTCCAAcctgaaaaagaaaaacattaacatacagtacatcTATAAACAAGCTGCATCAATCCCATAATCAGTCAGTATCTAATAGTAGAGATTCCCAACAATTATCCATTCTATACAGTACACAGAATTAACAGGGAGTATCCATCACAAATATATGGGATAAAAAGTACATAACAAACTGGAGACACTACAACCTTTATGTAAGCAGTAAGGTACGAAAAAGGGGGTCCTCTCTCATAAATAAGTCATGGCATAGGAGTCGAACAACCCATTCAGCAGCACTAGATATATGGCTGCAGAATGATTAATCGCTAATCTAAGTTGCTAATAAAagattttgtttacatcatatgtgtgtttgtactgtttttaataattatgtatttataaatacacacacatataatttAAGGGAAAAATAGATTAAGTATTCATATAGagactcacctaaaggattattaggaacaccatactaatactgtgtttgaccccctttcgccttcagaactgccttaattctatgtagcattgattcaacaaggtcctgaaagcattctttagaaatgttggcccatattgataggatagcatcttgcagttgataaagatttgtgggatgcacatccagggcacaaagctcccgttccaccacatcccaaagatgctctattgggttgagatctggtgactatgggggccattttagaacatgacaatgagttcactgtacaagaaaccaatttgaaattattccAGCTTTATGACATGGTCCATTATCCTggtggaagtagccatcagaggatgggtacatggtggtcataaagggatggacatggtcagaaacaatgctcaggaaggccatggcatttaaacgatgcccaattggcactaaggggcctaaagtgtgccaagaaaacatcccccacaccattaccccaccagcctgcacagtggtcaCAAGGCATGATGGTTCCATGTTCTTATTCTGTTTAGGCCatattctgactctaccatctgaatgtcccaacagaaatcgagactcatcagaccaggcaacatttttccagtcttcaactgtccaattttggtgagcttgtgcaaattgaagcctctttttcctatttgtagtggagatgagtggtacccggtggggtcttctgctgttgtagctcatccacctcaaggttgtgcgtgttgtggcttcacaaatgctttgctgcatacctcggttgtaacgcgtggttatttcagtcaaagttgctcttctatcagcttgaatcagtcggcccattctcctctgacctctagcatcaacaaggcatgttcgcccacaggactgctggATActgatgtttttcccttttcacaccattctttgtaaaccctagaatgggtgtgcgtgaaaatcccagaaattgagcagattgtgaaatactcagaccggcccgtctggcaccagcAACAatgccacactcaaaattgcttaaatcaccttctcattaatgcaattagataattgcattaatgagaaattgaacaggtgttcctaataatcctgtaggtgtgtgtgtgggtttgcAAATGTGGTTTACagggacatgaatagtgtataatgacatgttaaCTATGCTATTACCATGGTTTATTGGGACACAGGAAGTGAAACgctaaaaaaacatactaaatggtagtttttcatagatttaagactggcaacaggtttttgtgacattggggttaggtattggggtaggtaaggggaatagaatataacagtttgtacagtataaaatgcattgcgtctatggaaAGTCCCCATaaaccgtgtgtgtgtgtgtgtgtgtgtgtgtgtgtgtgtgtgtgtgtgtgtgtgtgtgtgtgtgtgtgtgttattctGTTAGCAATTAGTTCCCTGAAAAAGTATAGTTTACGCCAAATTGGTTACGCAGTAGCCAAAAGTTTCACATACCGGTATGTTTACGTTGCTAAGGGTGGCAGCGGTCATAGCTGTGTTTTATCATAAATAAACCACTGcttttgaccaatcagaatcaagaacTGGAACTAACCATTTTATTAAAGTAGCTTACTTTCTGAAAATAAAACGAAGATCCTGTACATCGCAAAACATTTACTAGCCAATGcacaaatagtttaaaaaaaacacacagaccTCCATTTCTCCTCTGGTGACAGCTGGGACAGATCAATCTGTTGAAATATTGCTCAGTTTTAGTTATGGACTCCCGCAATATTtacaaaacaaaagcaaaatacaacataaacacacaataaaagcTTTTTTAGCAGCAAAGGATTGATTTTGGATTATAAGATTGTCTATCTTACAATGTAGTATGGCTACCAGTCACATTTACTGCATTTTTTTAGTGTCTTCTTACAAAAAGACAAGCTGAATAAATCCACTATAAATGCACAGgaataaacatataatacacCAAGCTCTTTAACAGGGCACGTTTAGGCcaataaaaaaaggaaatatAGACTGTTCAAAATTACAACGTTTTAAATACGTAGCAACATAACGTTAGCCTTAAATAACAACTACTTCTGTCCTAAGAACACAGCCCCAGATCAGCCTTTCGGTTAAAATGTACCTAATCTTGCCTTAATGCAACCTATAGTGGTTTCATTGTTTTCATTCATAAACAGAATTCCCATAATACAACCCAGTATTACAATGAAGTGCTCTTTGTAGTGAACATTTACTGAATTGTGTCTGAGCAAAGTCTCCATTAGATAACGTGAGCAGTTAGCCGCTTGCAATTAATCTCTACATCTATGGTGAAAATGAGCTGCTGTCTATTTCACAGCTTCATCTACAAACATATCGTGCTGCTCGCAAACCTGTGAAGCATCGTCGCGATGTCCGTGTCCGTGGTCGTGCTCAACACCGTCAACCTCCACCTCAAACACCCCTGCCATCTTCCTGAGCACTGACAACCAACACGACTGATCACCACACTTCCGGGTTACACGTCAGGCAGACCAATCAGACGCGCCCAGCTGTTACATACTTCCGCTTCTAGCATCTTTAGAAGCAGATCCGTTTCTTTCACTGTCTATGGTTGAAAGACCGTCGTCCGAaacgaaaccgcatactgtgacagtaccTACAGAATGAAGTACATACTCAACGACCGTTAAACAGTAGCCTACGAtctatatagtatgaatatggGTAGTAGTATGAATAAAATTCGGACGTAGTACATTCGCCGTGTCGATACATCACGTGACACACGTCGTCATAACAACAGGTGAACCCGTTCACTTGGATGATGGTTTCTTCCTTTAAACCAAGCCGTTTGttggttgtggctagaagggatacagctatggtcgaaatctcgccggatgagcgccgtttttatcctaatcctagcACCGAAcataaccctaaacccaacattacGCAGGTTTTAGGCTATAGCTTGGTCCAGTCTAGCAAGAACGCTGTTTcatcctaaccctaaacccaacatctgtCGAGATTTGGCTGTAGGtgtatcccctctagccagaacagcattttgttgaatgttttctTTCTTCCCATAGGGGGCGTGTTCCCGGGTGTTCACGTGTTAAAGTGACGTTGATGCAAACCCTCGATTCAGAAGTGTGCACCTGTTACCTATTCATGAGGTGTTCAGGTGTGAACTATAAATGGAAATCTTTGGAGGTGCTTGTCTTACAACTATAAAAACTAAAATAGCTGTTGACGTGTTTCAGGGTTGTGTTCAAAATGGGTTCTTGCAAACTCTTTACTTTAGTCTTACTTTGTCACCAGTTGGTGTGTACAGGTATGCGTGTACTTAATTTGAGCCCACATACTAAATGTGCTTTTTTGTAGTCTCTTTGGTTGATGTATTATTGATAAGCTTATTGTAAAAACTGTTGCATTATAATTTGGTTTATCTTATTGATACAATGTGTACCATTTGAACTGAAGTCATATATTTTTTCCTAAATTAAAGTGACCATTGTCTTTAGAATAGCCAGTCGTATTATCTGAATGTGTTGTCCCTAGGTAGGCCTACCACGAATGATTCGGGGTCAGCAGAAGCGGCGCGTGTTGTTGAGAACTTTCTTTTATTGGAGAATGCAGCTGACCTCATCTTAAAAGGTGATTCTTTCATGAGTATCAAAATTTAATCATGCCTCAATCTGCATCATTGGTTATTTTTGGTTAACTGGGTAACTAACTGATGGTCCTAACCTTTTCAGGAATTCTAAGCGAGGCTGAGAATTCTTACCATAACGTTAGCTCTGAAATGTCAGAAAAAACTGGTGTTGAGAAGTCTGACAACCGCCATGGCCAGTATCCTGTTACTGAGGAACCAACGTCTGGCGCTCCAAGCAATTTTACCACAGTGGAGGAATCCACATCTAGCACCACTAGTCCACAGCTTAACATTGTTATTCGTAATTCCACTGAGGGTTCCAGTTCTGACTACCCTTACTCGAATTATACTTATTTATTTGTGATTGGGAACTTGAGTCAAGGTGAAAACGTCACTAAAGCATTTACTGTTAATTTACCCTAATAAATCTGATGTTCTCTTGAACAAATCTGTCTCTTTTCTCTTCAAAAGGTTCACAATTAAATCTGTAAAGCTTTGGGGGGTTTTTTTAGTCTGTCCTAAGGGTCTTCCATTCTAGCAAAGCAGGTGCTATCAGTATGGTCTGGCAATTTTTGAGGTACAAACTTGTTACAGTGTGTAGTGTTAATCTGTACCTGGACATAATGCATTTAGTTTACAACTTTAGGCGATGATATTACCCAAATTGTAAAGCCACCTTGGCCAATCAGATACCTAACAAAAGTGACGTTGCAAGGCAAAAACCCCAGATTTACTGTCTACATGACAACACTGCAACCGAGTTTCTTATAATTCTCACCCTGGTAGTGGTTTTCAAAAATTTTACGTTTCAGTGTGGACGAACGGCTGAACTACATAAGTCatggttataaaaatacaaatgtccGTGTGAACTAGGCCTAAGACTATCCACAGTTTGGCCCAATGACAGAAGAGGCACGATCACCCCTCATCTTCAGTCTAGATTTAGGAACCATCAACACACTTTTCTCAGAAGACCTCAATGGTCTAGCAgagatatttttgcttcaaaGATCACTCGGGTATTCAGGAGCCGCTTTTAAACTCAATTCTGTTTCTGCAACAGACCGGCAACTAACAAAAGCATAATACAGGGGAAATATGATCAAATCTGCAGGTGCCAGTCAAAAGTCTGGCATTTTTAACCATTTGGAGTTCATTCGTGTTTATTTGACTTATTCTCATACTAAGGGAAATGAGTGTGAGGACACACAAGCATGGATCCCTCTCTTTAACTCTTGAAATGATAGAAAGCTTCTGGGTTTTGATAGCAATCTTAATTGGAAGAAACTGGATATAATTACTCAATTTATCTGCTTATTGAACTTGAGtgcagagctgaaagtaactCCTAAATTTGTCACAGACAGTTTTCTGCAGGAGTCCAGATTTCCCAAATCACAATTGGGGGTTCCCGAAAACCAATGACCAACACAATGACCTCTGTTTTGCACTCattttgatgtaaaaaaaaaactaggaGAACCAGGACTTAatgtcagacagacagacacatgttCATGTCACACATGCTTCAAATAAAACAGTCAAAACCACCTAAATTTAAGAGTTGCCACTAATATGTGGAACTTTGTAACTAATGATTTTCTGAAAGAGCAGTCTGAGCTCCTTAAGGGGGATTTCAATGGACTTTTTGAAACACTTGCAAGACTGAAAGTTCAATCTTTCATCAGTGGACCTCTCCCAGCCGAggaacaaatatgttttctcGGCTACTAAGCTTCAATTCATGGCTGCAAAAAACCTGCACCATGAGAGGACTGAATTACATCGACAATTTCAATAT is a window encoding:
- the rnf121 gene encoding E3 ubiquitin ligase RNF121; the protein is MAGVFEVEVDGVEHDHGHGHRDDASQIDLSQLSPEEKWRLEHAKMHAKHKGHEAMHAEMVLILIVTLVIAQLVLVQWKQRHPKSYNLVTLFQMWVVPLYFTTKLHWWRFLVTWFIFSIVTAFITFRATRKPLDCTTPRLVYKWFLLLYKISYTTGIVGYTVVMFTLFGINLIFRIKPEDAMDFGVSLLFYGLYYGVLGRDFAEMCADFMASTVGFYSASGMPTKHLSDSICAVCGQPILVDVSEEGIIENTYRLSCNHVFHEFCIRGWCIVGKKQTCPYCKEKVDLKRMFSNPWERPHVMYGQLLDWLRYLVAWQPVIIGLVQGINYILGLE